The following are from one region of the Bactrocera oleae isolate idBacOlea1 chromosome 6, idBacOlea1, whole genome shotgun sequence genome:
- the LOC106617985 gene encoding dnaJ homolog subfamily C member 2, translating to MLEFVEINCDFAFSHRNVERVGLAFLNSNRYNATTEVAAESNDDAVDKLPEEFAVDVDYLKSLDPKEWKDHDHYAILGLGKLRFNATDDDIRRAYRRMVLMHHPDKRKAKGEEVNTDEDYFTCITKAYEILGTPKTRRAYDSVDPEFDDSFPTQAEIDKNIYECFNKCFDLNARWSEKKNVPKFGDENSKREHVEEFYSFWYDFKSWREFSYLDEEDKEKGQDRDERRWIEKENKALRIKRKKEEMMRIRALVDLAYNNDKRIQKFKNEEKERKLAAKRAKMDAAQAQKAEQERALREAQLAKERAEKAEQKRIEQIRIEKEQMKKVLKKERKTLRDKLKEAKYYGNNDKETLKNMEGVEKICEMFNLTELQELNKDIEKKGQNAFFVALKVVEKKIAAELEELNQTQQKKVTKNDKEVKKSDVWNNENMQLLIKSVNLFPAGTSQRWDVIAAFINQHSTTGVTVTARDVLNKAKAMQNSDFSKSSLKTQANDTAFENFNKSKKDVQTCNDITVNQPVVNNVNNVDANASTNGNNEPSDNDKTANKVPNKSTAVPKTWTKEEQALLEQAIKTYPISTQDRWERIAECIPNRTKKDCLRRVKELVELVNSKKEAQQSVK from the exons ATGCTGGAATTTGTGGAAATTAATTGCGATTTTGCATTTAGCCATAGGAATGTTGAACGCGTAGGCTTGGCATTTCTCAATTCAAATAGATACAACGCCACCACTGAAGTGGCGGCAGAGAGCAACGACGATGCGGTGGATAAGTTACCTGAAGAATTCGCGGTCGATGTGGACTACCTGAAATCACTAGATCCCAAAGAATGGAAAGATCATGATCACTATGCAATACTTGGATTAGGTAAATTAAG ATTTAATGCTACAGATGACGATATACGGCGTGCTTACAGACGTATGGTGCTAATGCATCACCCAGACAAGCGAAAAGCAAAAGGCGAAGAAGTAAACACTGATGAAGATTATTTTACTTGTATTACTAAAGCTTATGAAATACTTG GCACGCCGAAAACAAGACGCGCTTACGACTCTGTTGATCCTGAGTTTGATGACTCATTTCCAACTCAAGCAGAGATCGATAAGAACATTTATGAATGTTTTAACAAATGTTTTGACTTAAACGCGCGCTGGagtgaaaagaaaaatgtgCCAAAATTCGGCGATGAAAATTCGAAACGTGAACACGTGGAAGAGTTCTATAGTTTTTGGTACGACTTTAAGTCTTGGCGTGAATTTAGTTATCTGGatgaagaagacaaagaaaaagGTCAAGATCGAGATGAAAGACGTTGGATTGAAAAGGAAAATAAAGCGCTacgtattaaaagaaaaaaggaaGAAATGATGCGTATACGTGCATTAGTCGATTTAGCTTACAATAATGATAAACgtatacaaaagtttaaaaatgaggagaaagaaagaaaattggCCGCCAAACGAGCCAAAATGGACGCTGCACAGGCACAAAAGGCCGAACAAGAGCGTGCGCTGCGGGAAGCACAATTGGCAAAGGAGCGTGCCGAGAAAGCTGAACAAAAACGAATTGAGCAAATACGTATCGAAAAGGAACAAATGAAGAAGGTACTGAAAAAGGAACGAAAGACATTGCGCGATAAATTAAAAGAAGCCAAATACTATGGAAACAATGATAAGGAAACACTTAAAAATATGGAAGGTGTGGAAAAGATTTGTGAGATGTTCAATTTAACTGAATTGCAGGAACTCAACAAAGATATTGAAAAGAAGGGACAAAATGCTTTCTTTGTTGCATTGAAAGTGGTTGAAAAGAAAATTGCCGCCGAACTGGAAGAACTCAATCAAACACAGCAAAAGAAAGTGACGAAGAATGACAAAGAAGTGAAGAAGAGTGATGTTTGGAACAATGAAAATATGCAACTACTTATAAAATCTGTCAATTTGTTTCCAGCTGGCACATCACAACGTTGGGATGTGATCGCTGCTTTTATAAACCAACACTCCACTACTGGTGTGACAGTGACCGCGCGTGATGTGCTCAATAAAGCAAAAGCTATGCAAAATAGTGACTTCTCAAAAAGTTCACTTAAAACACAAGCTAATGATACTGCtttcgaaaatttcaataaatccaAAAAGGATGTACAGACCTGCAATGATATCACAGTAAATCAACCAGTTGTGAATAATGTAAACAATGTGGATGCCAATGCAAGTACAAATGGTAATAACGAGCCGAGTGATAATGATAAAACTGCTAACAAGGTTCCAAACAAGTCAACAGCCGTACCAAAAACGTGGACAAAAGAGGAGCAGGCGCTGCTAGAACAAGCCATTAAAACGTACCCAATCTCAACACAAGATCGCTGGGAGAGAATAGCGGAATGCATACCGAATAGAACCAAGAAAGATTGTTTACGTCGTGTCAAAGAGCTAGTAGAGCTGGTGAATTCGAAGAAAGAGGCACAGCAATCGGTCAAATGA
- the ICA69 gene encoding islet cell autoantigen 1, whose amino-acid sequence MLHHQFWITKKTVQRKLGTKEDAHIISSDADLDAKIEVYKSIASTSFELGKIIDQLQERLCILSQEECVFGRFLKEAGKRSKTTGQSITNTGKAVSYSGQQRMCVRVPLLRLHHEVEVFRSRAVCDTQATLQIMEKERTEYRAALSWMKSASTELDPDTGKGLDKFRTAQTHVRTAKRNFDSLSMDSIQKIDLLAAARCNMYSHALVSYMSELKEFAQKTSSTFETISKSLLQKPKYDFCVLKELTQNEGSADENKIDDIVALDKDQSLFFESEYSDEKDSKSQTQAINTDILDTAATNDNTLIELTANVGDEELLIPTEPNDNSNMVTQQSIWAGLWPLGQALGHSNNNIKSKTNEKTISDITQQNLNTNENTIAESVSKTTKSTNWMDLFAELDPLANPEAFDLKLSGGRLNAQQI is encoded by the exons ATGCTGCATCATCAATTTTGGATAACAAAAAAAACGGTGCAGCGTAAACTTGGCACCAAGGAAGATGCACACATTATCTCATCTGATGCCGATCTCGACGCAAAAATTGAGGTGTACAAGTCGATAGCAAGCACCAGCTTCGAATTGGGAAAAATCATTGACCAGCTGCAAGAAAGATTGTGCATATTGTCACAGGAAGAGTGTGTTTTCGGGCGATTCCTTAAAGAAGCCGGAAAACGTAGCAAAACCACTGGCCAAAGCATAACAAATACGGGCAAAGCAGTGTCATACAGTGGGCAACagcgtatgtgtgtgcgcgtgcCATTGTTAAGACTGCATCATGAAGTGGAAGTATTTCGCAGTAGAGCCGTTTGCGATACACAG GCGACACTACAGATAATGGAGAAAGAACGCACTGAATATCGTGCTGCGCTTTCGTGGATGAAGTCAGCCAGCACGGAATTGGATCCGGACACGGGTAAAGGTCTAGACAAGTTTCGCACAGCACAGACGCATGTGCGCACGGCCAAGCGTAATTTCGATAGTCTCTCGATGGATTCCATACAAAAA ATTGATTTGCTGGCCGCAGCTAGATGCAATATGTATTCACACGCATTGGTTTCATACATGAGCGAATTAAAGGAGTTTGCACAAAAGACGTCCAGCACATTCGAAACCATATCAAAGTCTTTACTGCAGAAACCCAAATATGATTTTTGTGTGCTCAAGGAGTTGACACAAAACGAAGGCAGTGCCGATGAGAACAAGATTGATGACATCGTGGCATTAGATAAGGACCAATCATTGTTTTTTGAA AGTGAATATAGTGATGAGAAGGATAGTAAAAGTCAAACCCAAGCAATTAACACTGATATATTGGACACGGCTGCGACGAACGACAATACGCTTATTGAACTGACAGCAAATGTTGGCGATGAAGAGCTTTTAATACCAACCGAACCAAATGACAACAGTAACATGGTTACACAACAAAGTATTTGGGCTGGCCTATGGCCACTTGGTCAAGCCTTAGGTCATAGCAACAATAATATCAAATCAAAGACGAATGAGAAAACTATTTCGGATATAACGCAACAAAATTTGAacacaaatgaaaatacaatcGCCGAGTCTGTTTCCAAAACAACGAAGTCGACTAATTGGATGGATCTTTTCGCAGAATTAGATCCTTTAGCTAATCCAGAGGCATTTGATTTGAAGTTGAGTGGTGGTCGTTTGAATGCGCAACAAATTTAA